A window of Anaerolineae bacterium genomic DNA:
GATGCGGTGCACGATGCTGACATCCTCGATGGCCGGCCAGCGCTCCCGGATCTCCCGCCCGATCTGCTCCAGCATCTCCTCGGCCATCTCGGGATAGGCCTCGTACTCCAGGTAGCGGATCTGCCGGCCGCGGCTGTGGTCCCGCACCACGCCGATGAACGCCGTGACCGCCCCATACGCCGGCGCCATGACCCGCCCCACGACGTCATTGACGTCGATCGGCGATGTGACGATCTCGAAACGCTTCTTGCCGGCGCCGCCCATGGCTCATCCTCCGCTCACCGGCGGGAAGAGGGCGATCTCATCGCCGTCCGCCAGCCGGTCCTCCATGGTCACATAACGGCGGTTGCGCGCCAGCATGATATGCTCCCGCCAGCGGCCCAACGCGGGATACAGGGCGCAGAGCTGATCCAACGCTTCCCCGACGGTGATATCGTCGGGCAGTTCCAATTCGACGGCCTCGATGCCGGCCGCGTCGCGCAGTGATGCGAAGAGACGCAGACGCACGCGCATATTTATTCCTCCAGGATGATTTCCCCGCTTTTGCCGCCGGCCTTGCGCACCAGCCGGATATCGGTGATGCGCATGCCGCGGTCCACGGCCTTCGCCATGTCGTAAATGGTCAGCGCCGCCACCGACACGGCGGTCAAGGCCTCCATCTCCACGCCGGTCTTGCCGGTGGTGCGCACCGCCGCCTCGATATCAATATAGGCCGGCTCCTGGTCCGCCGGCCCCGGCGTCAGCTCAACGGCCACATGGGTGAGCAGGAGCGGGTGGCACATGGGGATGAGGGTGCCGGTGTGCTTGGCGGCCATGATGCCGGCGATGCGGGCCGTGGTCAGCACATCGCCTTTCTTCATCTGGCCGGCCTGGATCAAGCGCAGAGTCTCGGCGCGCATATAGACGCGCCCGCGCGCCACCGCCACGCGTTCAGTGTCCGGTTTGGCGGTGACGTCCACCATGCGCACCTGTCCCTGTGCATCCACATGGGTCAGGGATGGATTTTCGACATTGGTTGGTGTATCGTTCATGGTCTCCCTCGCACATAGTAAGTAGGGCGGCGCATGCGTCGCCCTACGCGCCCATCTGGGTCATCCCAGGCGTACTGCCGCGCCGGCCGCCCCGTGTGGTCCATGGCCCCCGGCCCGCTCCTCACCCCCCGATCTGCGACATCAGCCGGCCGGTGGCGGTGATGTCCTCGGCCAGATGATGGCCGGCCGGTTTCTGTTCGATGGCCTGGCGGAGGATGACCTGCAGTTCCTCCAGGCCGGCGCCGCGGCGCAGGGCGGCGCGGATATCAATCTCCTGATCGGAGAGCAGGCAGGGCCGCAGTTTGCCGTCGGCGGTCAGGCGCAGACGGTTGCAGTGGAAGCAGAAGTGCTCGCTGACCGCGGAGATGAAGCCGATGGTGCCGGGTGCGCCCGGGAGTCGATAGTAGCGCGCCGGCCCGGCCCCCCGCCCCGCCCCGTCAGATGGTTCCAGCGGTCCCACCTCTGCCTCGATGCGGGCGCGGATTTCCGCCACCGGCACAAAACCCACTTTGGCCATGCCGGCGGTTTCCCCCACCGGCATGACCTCGATGAAGCGGATATGCCAGGGCCGCGCCAGCGTCAGCCGGGCGAAGTCGGGAACTTCGTCATCGTTCAGGCCCCGCATGACCACGGTATTGATCTTGATGGGATGCAGGCCGGCCTGCTCCGCGGCCTCGATGCCGGCCAGTGCGTCATCCAGCTCGCCCAATCGCGTGATCTGTCGGAAGCGCGCCGGCTGGAGGGTGTCCAGGCTGACGTTGACCCGATGCAGGCCGGCGGCCTTCAGCTCCTGGGC
This region includes:
- the moaC gene encoding cyclic pyranopterin monophosphate synthase MoaC, with translation MNDTPTNVENPSLTHVDAQGQVRMVDVTAKPDTERVAVARGRVYMRAETLRLIQAGQMKKGDVLTTARIAGIMAAKHTGTLIPMCHPLLLTHVAVELTPGPADQEPAYIDIEAAVRTTGKTGVEMEALTAVSVAALTIYDMAKAVDRGMRITDIRLVRKAGGKSGEIILEE
- the moaA gene encoding GTP 3',8-cyclase MoaA, whose translation is MPCLDSLARPISYLRISVTDRCNLRCIYCMPAEGIPHKFSHDEILRYEEIARVVEAAAGLGISKIRLTGGEPLARLGIAELVRMIAAVPGIDDISMTTNGILLSRHAQELKAAGLHRVNVSLDTLQPARFRQITRLGELDDALAGIEAAEQAGLHPIKINTVVMRGLNDDEVPDFARLTLARPWHIRFIEVMPVGETAGMAKVGFVPVAEIRARIEAEVGPLEPSDGAGRGAGPARYYRLPGAPGTIGFISAVSEHFCFHCNRLRLTADGKLRPCLLSDQEIDIRAALRRGAGLEELQVILRQAIEQKPAGHHLAEDITATGRLMSQIGG
- the moaD gene encoding molybdopterin converting factor subunit 1: MRLRLFASLRDAAGIEAVELELPDDITVGEALDQLCALYPALGRWREHIMLARNRRYVTMEDRLADGDEIALFPPVSGG
- a CDS encoding molybdenum cofactor biosynthesis protein MoaE, whose amino-acid sequence is MGGAGKKRFEIVTSPIDVNDVVGRVMAPAYGAVTAFIGVVRDHSRGRQIRYLEYEAYPEMAEEMLEQIGREIRERWPAIEDVSIVHRIGHQEPGEISVVIAVAAGHRADTFDAARYAIDRIKEIVPIWKKEVAADGEWWVEGPAHPQA